A DNA window from Flavisolibacter ginsenosidimutans contains the following coding sequences:
- the ftsH gene encoding ATP-dependent zinc metalloprotease FtsH, protein MAQEPYNKNDKKARLPRFNKNGGEGDNNTPRKGPRFSFYWVYAIIFAVLIGLQLFNGPFSPASKQITKANFEQMLAANDLQQYVVISNRNIVKVTVKKTSLGKYSDLLGKNVSANADGPHAYFKIGSVESFNDDMRDFYKNHPSVADVGDADTESNWFTPILQTILPFLLLIGIWILLMRKMSGGAAGGGGPGGIFNIGKSKATLFDKGTKVNITFADVAGLDEAKVEVMEIVDFLRNPKKYTSLGGKIPKGALLVGPPGTGKTLLAKAMAGEAQVPFFSLSGSDFVEMFVGVGASRVRDLFKQAREKAPCVIFIDEIDAIGRARGKNMMMSNDERESTLNQLLVEMDGFGTDTGIIVLAATNRPDVLDTALLRPGRFDRQISIDKPDVKGREAIFKVHLKPIKVSEKVDIHKLAEQTPGFAGADIANVCNEAALIAARKGKNAVDMSDFQDAVDRVIGGLEKKNKIISPEEKKIIAYHEAGHAICGWFLEHAYPLLKVTIVPRGTAALGYAQYTPKEQYLYNTDQLHDQICMTLGGRASEEIFFGKISTGAQNDLQQITRIATAMVTVYGMSDKVGNISYYDPQAENQFQKPYSEETAKMIDDEVRLLIDDAYTRTKNLLTEKKGEVEKLAEALLDKEVLFQSDVEALIGPRPYEEKKPLDDGLEAHPEGGISEGVPPYDPNVTNQQPAAK, encoded by the coding sequence ATGGCACAGGAACCTTATAATAAGAACGATAAAAAAGCACGGTTGCCGCGGTTTAACAAGAACGGCGGGGAAGGAGATAATAACACACCCCGCAAAGGGCCACGGTTTTCTTTCTATTGGGTTTACGCCATCATCTTTGCCGTGCTCATCGGGTTGCAATTGTTCAACGGTCCGTTTTCACCGGCTTCGAAACAAATTACAAAGGCCAATTTTGAGCAAATGCTTGCGGCCAATGACCTCCAGCAATACGTTGTCATCTCCAACCGCAACATCGTAAAAGTAACCGTCAAGAAAACCAGTCTCGGTAAATACAGCGATCTGTTGGGCAAAAACGTTTCCGCTAACGCGGACGGTCCTCATGCTTACTTCAAAATAGGATCGGTTGAGTCCTTTAACGATGACATGCGGGACTTTTACAAGAATCATCCCAGCGTTGCCGACGTAGGCGATGCCGATACGGAAAGCAACTGGTTTACCCCGATTCTGCAAACAATTCTTCCTTTCTTGTTGCTCATCGGCATTTGGATTTTGCTCATGCGCAAAATGAGCGGTGGCGCTGCCGGCGGCGGCGGGCCGGGCGGCATTTTCAACATCGGTAAATCGAAAGCAACCCTGTTTGACAAAGGCACGAAAGTGAACATCACCTTTGCCGACGTAGCCGGGTTAGACGAGGCGAAAGTGGAAGTAATGGAGATCGTGGACTTCCTTCGCAATCCAAAAAAATACACGTCGCTGGGTGGAAAAATCCCGAAAGGCGCACTGCTTGTTGGCCCTCCCGGAACGGGCAAAACCCTGCTGGCAAAAGCAATGGCCGGCGAAGCGCAAGTGCCTTTCTTCAGCCTTAGCGGATCGGACTTTGTGGAGATGTTTGTAGGCGTGGGTGCAAGCCGTGTTCGAGACCTTTTTAAACAAGCAAGAGAAAAAGCACCTTGCGTAATTTTTATTGATGAGATTGATGCCATTGGCCGTGCCCGCGGCAAGAACATGATGATGAGCAACGACGAACGGGAAAGCACGCTGAACCAGTTGTTGGTTGAAATGGACGGCTTCGGCACCGATACCGGCATCATTGTTTTGGCCGCGACAAACCGTCCCGATGTATTGGATACTGCCTTGTTGCGTCCCGGTCGTTTCGACCGTCAAATTTCCATTGACAAACCTGATGTGAAAGGCCGCGAAGCCATCTTCAAGGTTCACCTTAAACCCATCAAGGTTTCGGAGAAAGTGGACATTCACAAACTGGCCGAACAGACACCCGGTTTTGCCGGTGCTGATATTGCCAACGTGTGCAACGAAGCAGCACTGATTGCAGCCCGAAAAGGCAAAAACGCGGTGGACATGAGCGATTTTCAGGACGCCGTTGACCGCGTGATTGGCGGCCTGGAAAAAAAGAACAAAATCATTTCTCCCGAAGAGAAAAAAATCATCGCTTACCACGAAGCTGGTCACGCAATATGCGGCTGGTTTTTGGAACACGCTTACCCGCTGTTGAAAGTAACGATCGTACCACGTGGCACAGCGGCTTTGGGTTATGCGCAATACACGCCGAAAGAACAATATCTGTACAATACCGATCAATTGCATGATCAGATTTGTATGACACTCGGTGGACGTGCTTCGGAAGAAATTTTCTTCGGCAAGATTTCGACCGGTGCGCAAAATGACCTTCAGCAAATTACCCGCATTGCCACTGCGATGGTAACGGTTTACGGCATGAGTGACAAAGTGGGCAACATCAGTTATTACGATCCGCAGGCCGAGAACCAGTTTCAAAAGCCTTACTCGGAAGAAACGGCCAAAATGATTGACGACGAAGTCCGGCTTCTGATTGATGATGCTTACACACGGACAAAAAATTTGCTGACAGAAAAGAAAGGCGAAGTGGAAAAATTAGCCGAAGCTTTGCTTGATAAGGAAGTGTTGTTTCAAAGCGATGTTGAGGCTTTGATTGGCCCGCGTCCGTACGAAGAAAAAAAGCCCTTGGATGATGGCCTCGAAGCACATCCCGAAGGCGGCATCAGCGAAGGCGTACCACCTTATGACCCGAACGTAACCAACCAGCAACCCGCCGCAAAATGA
- the rsfS gene encoding ribosome silencing factor, whose translation MEQPLDVLAKRKKSPARLTKASKIYKTIIKAIQEKKGENIVSLDLRKIPEAVADFFIICEANNQPQIRAISDFVEEEVKKKCGEIPYRHEGKQNLQWVLIDYVNVVVHIMTGETRKFYKLEEMWSDAPLEEHNG comes from the coding sequence TTGGAACAACCATTAGACGTATTGGCGAAACGGAAGAAATCTCCCGCCCGGCTCACCAAAGCCTCCAAGATTTACAAAACCATTATCAAGGCTATCCAGGAAAAAAAAGGCGAGAACATTGTCTCGCTTGACCTGCGCAAAATACCCGAAGCGGTTGCCGACTTCTTTATCATTTGCGAAGCCAACAACCAACCGCAAATCAGGGCGATTTCCGATTTTGTAGAAGAAGAAGTAAAGAAGAAATGCGGCGAAATTCCTTACCGGCACGAAGGCAAGCAAAACCTGCAATGGGTTTTGATTGACTATGTAAACGTTGTGGTGCACATTATGACCGGTGAAACCCGCAAGTTTTACAAGCTGGAAGAAATGTGGAGCGACGCGCCGCTGGAGGAGCACAACGGCTGA
- a CDS encoding biotin--[acetyl-CoA-carboxylase] ligase: protein MAATFSLGEPFIELQQVESTNNYATGAVHAGLAQHGMVVFTHHQTKGKGQRNRTWQSEAGKNIAMSLVLQPPDLALSQAFLLSMATALGLRDFFAAYAGDETKVKWPNDLYWRDRKAAGILIENVVQSSEWKAAIIGIGININQTAFGTFTNKAVSLKQITGIEYEPLLLAKALCTHLSKAYEVLQKLPSEIIEEYKNHLYKLNETVRLKKGSRVFDAVVKDVTALGEIVVQHAVEERFAVGEVEWVFQ from the coding sequence TTGGCGGCAACATTTTCATTGGGTGAACCCTTTATAGAACTACAGCAGGTTGAAAGCACCAACAACTATGCCACCGGAGCCGTTCATGCAGGGTTGGCACAGCACGGCATGGTTGTGTTTACGCACCACCAAACAAAGGGCAAGGGACAACGCAACCGTACGTGGCAAAGCGAGGCCGGAAAAAACATTGCGATGAGCCTTGTTTTACAACCGCCAGACCTGGCTCTGTCGCAGGCGTTTCTGCTCAGTATGGCAACAGCCTTGGGTCTGCGGGATTTTTTTGCAGCCTATGCAGGCGATGAAACAAAAGTTAAATGGCCCAACGATCTTTATTGGCGTGACAGAAAGGCAGCGGGCATTCTTATTGAGAACGTCGTGCAAAGCAGCGAGTGGAAGGCAGCCATCATCGGCATTGGCATTAACATTAACCAGACGGCGTTTGGTACTTTTACAAACAAAGCGGTTTCGCTAAAGCAAATTACAGGAATAGAATACGAACCGCTTTTATTGGCCAAGGCCTTGTGTACACACTTGTCGAAAGCCTATGAGGTTCTTCAAAAGCTGCCTTCGGAAATTATCGAGGAGTATAAAAATCATCTCTACAAATTGAACGAAACCGTGCGCCTAAAAAAAGGCAGCCGCGTGTTTGATGCCGTGGTGAAAGACGTAACGGCTTTGGGCGAGATAGTGGTTCAACACGCCGTGGAAGAGCGGTTTGCCGTGGGTGAGGTGGAGTGGGTTTTTCAATAA
- the bcp gene encoding thioredoxin-dependent thiol peroxidase, with the protein MATHLQEGQKAPAFTGVDQDGNKVSLADLKGQKVVLYFYPEDDTPTCTVQACNLRDNYGLLLKNGFNVIGISPDDEKKHKKFREKFGLPFTLLADPQHKIIEKYGVWGMKNLYGREYMGLHRTTFVIDEKGIIKKVFLRPKNKAHAEEIVKAMGNGQ; encoded by the coding sequence ATGGCAACTCATTTACAGGAAGGACAAAAAGCACCGGCATTTACCGGCGTTGACCAGGACGGAAACAAAGTATCTCTGGCCGATTTAAAAGGCCAAAAAGTCGTGTTGTATTTCTATCCCGAAGACGACACGCCGACCTGCACGGTACAAGCCTGTAACCTGCGCGACAATTACGGCTTGCTTTTGAAGAACGGTTTCAACGTCATCGGCATCAGCCCCGACGATGAGAAGAAACACAAAAAGTTTCGCGAGAAATTTGGCCTGCCTTTTACCTTACTTGCCGATCCGCAGCACAAGATCATTGAAAAATACGGCGTGTGGGGAATGAAGAATTTATATGGCCGAGAGTACATGGGCCTTCACCGTACCACTTTTGTCATTGACGAAAAAGGCATCATCAAAAAAGTATTTCTGCGGCCAAAGAACAAGGCCCATGCAGAGGAGATTGTAAAGGCAATGGGCAACGGACAATAA
- a CDS encoding M23 family metallopeptidase — MYKRLRNLFFLVLLQQGLGAQDYPKNYFRSPLNIPMALVANFGEIRPAHWHMGLDVRTQQRVNLPVYAAADGYIARIVVEPGGFGQAIYINHPNGFTTLYAHLNAFFPALQQRVKEEQYKQESWQINLEFDPDEFPVKKNDFIALSGSTGGSAGPHVHFEIRDTKTDKVLNPLLFGFPIADAVPPTVTRIAIYDRTKSTYMQTPRIISVAGVRNNTLKLSSANVSFAVGAFDRFSGSNNPNGIYSAKVYVDEHPVSSFTLNNIGYDETRYINAQLDYPYQARGGGHLQHITPLPGATEVAYNTYGGDGIVHLTDNNVHAVLIEVKDANGNTTRIPFGLQYEGSLSALSSLSNAEHFLPNDVNVFERENFQVVTTEKTMYDAVNISFAAANNGVANAVSSLYTFFSASIPAHDSVTVRIKPLVGIADEWKDRIVIKNISGSKTVVEKTIWQKGWLMAKFRQFGTYQAFVDNVPPNVNGVAADLSKAKRIVFTPTDNFNSIKRFRGEVDGKWLRFTNDKGRSWIYTFDEHFPAGEHELKMIVEDEAGNVKEKVWKVRR, encoded by the coding sequence ATGTACAAAAGATTACGCAATTTATTTTTCCTGGTACTGTTGCAACAAGGTTTGGGGGCGCAGGATTATCCGAAGAACTATTTCAGAAGCCCGCTTAATATACCCATGGCGCTGGTGGCTAACTTTGGTGAAATTCGGCCAGCCCACTGGCACATGGGACTGGATGTGCGTACACAGCAAAGGGTAAACCTTCCCGTTTACGCCGCCGCCGATGGCTACATTGCAAGAATCGTTGTTGAACCCGGCGGCTTTGGCCAGGCAATTTATATTAATCACCCCAATGGCTTTACCACGCTCTATGCGCATCTTAATGCGTTCTTCCCGGCCTTGCAGCAAAGAGTAAAAGAAGAGCAATACAAACAAGAGTCGTGGCAAATTAACCTGGAATTTGACCCCGATGAATTTCCCGTAAAAAAGAACGATTTCATTGCCTTGAGCGGCAGCACCGGCGGTTCCGCAGGGCCGCACGTGCATTTTGAAATTCGCGACACGAAGACCGACAAAGTTCTGAACCCGCTTCTTTTTGGTTTTCCCATTGCCGATGCCGTGCCGCCGACGGTAACAAGAATTGCAATCTATGATAGAACCAAAAGTACGTACATGCAAACGCCGCGAATTATAAGCGTTGCGGGAGTACGAAACAATACGCTCAAACTAAGTTCGGCCAACGTGAGTTTTGCCGTTGGCGCATTTGACCGGTTCAGCGGTTCAAACAATCCGAACGGAATTTATTCGGCAAAAGTTTACGTGGACGAACATCCGGTTTCCTCCTTCACGTTAAACAATATTGGTTACGACGAAACGCGGTACATCAACGCGCAACTCGATTATCCTTACCAGGCAAGAGGCGGCGGACACTTGCAGCACATTACGCCATTGCCCGGTGCAACGGAAGTTGCGTACAATACTTACGGTGGCGACGGCATTGTTCATCTAACCGATAACAACGTTCATGCAGTACTAATCGAAGTGAAAGATGCGAACGGAAACACAACACGCATTCCATTTGGTCTTCAGTACGAAGGCTCGTTAAGCGCTTTGTCTTCTTTAAGCAATGCTGAACATTTTTTGCCCAATGACGTAAACGTGTTTGAGCGGGAGAATTTTCAGGTTGTGACAACGGAAAAGACGATGTACGATGCCGTGAATATTTCGTTCGCGGCCGCAAACAACGGCGTTGCGAACGCTGTTTCTTCTCTGTACACGTTTTTTAGCGCAAGCATTCCCGCACACGATTCAGTTACGGTACGCATTAAACCTTTGGTAGGCATTGCGGATGAGTGGAAAGATAGAATTGTAATAAAGAATATTTCGGGCAGCAAAACGGTTGTGGAGAAAACCATTTGGCAAAAGGGATGGCTCATGGCGAAGTTCCGGCAGTTTGGCACCTATCAAGCTTTCGTTGACAATGTACCGCCGAACGTAAACGGCGTGGCCGCAGATTTATCCAAAGCAAAGCGGATCGTCTTCACACCAACCGATAACTTTAATTCAATCAAACGTTTTCGCGGTGAGGTGGACGGCAAATGGCTACGTTTTACAAACGATAAAGGGCGATCGTGGATTTATACATTCGATGAGCATTTCCCTGCAGGCGAACACGAATTAAAAATGATCGTTGAAGACGAAGCCGGCAACGTGAAGGAAAAAGTTTGGAAAGTAAGGAGATGA
- the carB gene encoding carbamoyl-phosphate synthase large subunit, translating to MPKDNSIKSVLIIGSGPIIIGQAAEFDYSGTQAARSLREEGIKVILINSNPATIMTDPMMADRVYLLPLTVESLEQILQENEIDAVLPTMGGQTALNLAKEAEDLGLWQQYNVRLIGVDIKAIDKAEDREKFRQWMIQLGVPVAPAHTANSFLEGKEFAQDIGFPLVIRPSFTLGGTGGGFVHDKDDLDEALKRGLDASPIHEVLVEKAVLGWKEFELELLRDANDNVVIICTVENFDPMGVHTGDSITVAPAMTLSDTAFQLMRDTAIRMMRDLGNFAGGCNVQFSLNPDTEEIIAIEINPRVSRSSALASKATGYPIAKIAAKLAIGYTLDELKNPIVQTTSAYFEPALDYVIVKIPRWNFDKFKGANDTLGLQMKSVGEVMAIGRSFTEAVQKACQSLENNAIGLGYYGKSGMKAEELLDYIKIPKWDRIFRLKDCLMLGISVNTIAKATGIDRWFIYEIQKIVNIEKELEKYGINDLPVDLLKQAKIHGFSDEQIARILGDAEEEDVYQKRKAAGITRVYKMVDTCSAEFEAKTPYFYSTFEEGHSNESKVTDKKKIIVLGSGPNRIGQGIEFDYCCVHGLLAIKECGYEAIMVNCNPETVSTDFDMADKLYFEPVYWEHLWEIIEHEKPAGVIVQLGGQTALKLAKKLHEKGIPIIGTSYDNMDIAEDRGRFSDMLKELQIPYPEYGTAFSVDDAIEVANRVGYPVLVRPSYVLGGQRMRIVINDDEVEKAVISLLKHIPGNKILIDHFLDRCQEAEIDAIFDGETFHVMGVMEHIEPAGIHSGDSNAVLPAFNLTPLVVTTMEHYAEKIARALNIKGLINIQFAIKDGKVYVIEANPRASRTTPFIAKAYGIPYLNVATKVMMGEAKLKDFHFEKKLQGFAIKEPVFSFNKFPNVNKELGPEMKSTGEAIRFIKDLRDPYFRQLYKDRSMYLSK from the coding sequence ATGCCAAAAGACAATTCCATAAAATCTGTTCTTATTATCGGTTCGGGGCCCATCATCATCGGCCAGGCTGCCGAATTTGATTATTCCGGAACGCAAGCAGCAAGAAGTTTGCGTGAAGAAGGAATCAAAGTCATTCTCATCAACAGCAATCCCGCCACCATCATGACGGACCCGATGATGGCCGACCGTGTTTACTTGTTGCCGTTGACCGTAGAAAGTCTTGAACAGATTTTACAGGAGAACGAAATAGACGCCGTGCTGCCCACCATGGGCGGACAGACAGCGCTCAACCTTGCCAAGGAAGCCGAAGACCTTGGCCTTTGGCAGCAATACAACGTGCGGCTCATTGGCGTTGACATCAAAGCCATCGACAAAGCCGAAGACCGCGAAAAGTTTCGGCAGTGGATGATACAACTTGGCGTGCCTGTGGCTCCGGCACACACAGCGAATTCCTTTTTGGAAGGAAAGGAATTTGCACAAGACATCGGCTTCCCGCTGGTGATTCGTCCGTCGTTTACGCTGGGCGGAACGGGTGGTGGTTTTGTGCACGACAAAGACGATTTGGACGAAGCGCTTAAAAGAGGTTTGGATGCCTCGCCCATTCACGAAGTGCTGGTAGAAAAAGCAGTATTGGGCTGGAAAGAATTTGAACTGGAATTGCTTCGCGATGCAAACGACAACGTTGTTATTATTTGCACCGTAGAAAATTTTGATCCGATGGGCGTGCACACCGGTGACAGCATCACCGTTGCACCCGCAATGACGCTCAGCGATACCGCATTTCAGTTGATGCGCGATACGGCCATTCGCATGATGCGTGACCTCGGCAATTTTGCCGGCGGTTGCAACGTGCAGTTTTCGCTTAATCCCGATACCGAAGAAATCATTGCCATTGAAATTAACCCGCGGGTGAGCCGCTCCTCTGCGCTTGCGTCGAAAGCTACGGGTTATCCTATTGCAAAAATTGCTGCGAAGCTTGCCATTGGTTATACATTGGATGAATTAAAGAATCCAATTGTACAAACAACCTCCGCATACTTTGAACCGGCACTTGATTACGTGATTGTAAAAATCCCTCGCTGGAATTTCGACAAGTTTAAAGGTGCCAACGACACGCTGGGACTGCAAATGAAAAGCGTGGGTGAAGTGATGGCCATCGGCCGCTCGTTCACCGAAGCGGTGCAAAAGGCCTGTCAGAGTTTGGAGAACAACGCCATTGGCCTTGGCTATTATGGCAAAAGCGGCATGAAGGCCGAAGAACTCCTGGACTACATCAAAATACCCAAATGGGACCGCATTTTTCGTTTGAAAGATTGCCTGATGCTGGGCATCTCTGTAAACACCATCGCAAAAGCCACCGGCATTGACCGCTGGTTTATTTACGAGATCCAGAAGATCGTCAACATCGAAAAAGAACTGGAGAAATACGGCATCAACGATTTACCGGTTGACTTGTTGAAACAAGCTAAAATTCACGGCTTCAGCGACGAGCAGATTGCCCGCATTTTAGGCGACGCTGAAGAAGAGGATGTTTACCAAAAACGCAAAGCCGCAGGCATCACAAGAGTTTACAAAATGGTGGATACCTGCAGCGCGGAGTTTGAAGCAAAGACACCTTACTTCTATTCAACCTTTGAAGAAGGCCACAGCAATGAAAGCAAGGTGACCGATAAAAAGAAAATCATCGTACTCGGCTCCGGGCCAAACCGCATTGGGCAAGGCATTGAGTTCGATTACTGCTGCGTGCACGGTTTGCTCGCCATTAAGGAATGCGGCTACGAAGCCATCATGGTGAACTGCAATCCGGAAACGGTTTCCACGGATTTTGACATGGCCGACAAGCTTTACTTCGAACCGGTTTATTGGGAGCATTTGTGGGAGATTATCGAGCACGAAAAGCCTGCGGGTGTAATTGTACAATTGGGTGGACAAACCGCGTTGAAGCTTGCAAAAAAACTGCACGAAAAAGGCATTCCTATCATCGGCACGTCGTACGACAACATGGACATTGCCGAAGACCGTGGCCGCTTCAGCGACATGCTGAAAGAACTTCAAATTCCTTATCCCGAATACGGCACGGCATTCAGTGTTGATGATGCCATTGAAGTAGCGAACCGCGTTGGTTATCCTGTGCTCGTTCGTCCGAGTTACGTGCTGGGCGGACAGCGCATGAGAATCGTGATTAATGATGATGAAGTGGAGAAAGCTGTGATCTCTTTATTAAAACACATTCCCGGCAACAAGATTTTGATTGACCACTTTTTGGACCGTTGCCAGGAAGCGGAGATTGACGCCATCTTCGACGGCGAAACGTTTCACGTAATGGGTGTGATGGAACACATTGAACCCGCTGGCATTCACAGCGGCGACAGCAACGCGGTTCTTCCAGCTTTCAATCTCACGCCGCTCGTTGTAACAACGATGGAGCATTATGCCGAGAAGATTGCGAGAGCCTTAAACATCAAAGGGCTCATCAACATTCAATTTGCCATCAAGGACGGAAAGGTGTATGTGATTGAAGCCAATCCGCGTGCAAGCCGCACCACGCCGTTCATTGCCAAAGCGTACGGCATTCCTTATTTAAACGTCGCTACCAAAGTGATGATGGGCGAAGCAAAACTGAAAGACTTTCACTTTGAAAAGAAGCTGCAAGGCTTTGCTATTAAAGAGCCGGTGTTCTCGTTCAACAAATTCCCGAACGTGAACAAAGAGCTTGGTCCTGAAATGAAGAGCACCGGCGAAGCCATTCGTTTCATCAAAGATTTGCGTGATCCTTACTTCCGGCAGTTGTATAAAGACAGGAGCATGTACCTAAGTAAGTAA
- the dtd gene encoding D-aminoacyl-tRNA deacylase — protein MRVVIQRVTKASVTVDEKVIGSIGAGLLVLLGIEDADTDEDIQWLSNKIVSLRIFNDENGVMNKSLLDIGGGILLVSQFTLHASTKKGNRPSYIRASKPDFAIPVYEKMIAQLEKDMGKKIQTGIFGADMKVELLNDGPVTIIIDSKNRE, from the coding sequence ATGCGTGTAGTTATTCAACGGGTGACAAAAGCAAGTGTAACGGTTGATGAAAAAGTTATTGGCAGCATCGGCGCTGGCTTGCTGGTTTTATTGGGTATTGAAGATGCTGACACCGACGAAGACATTCAATGGTTGAGTAATAAAATTGTAAGCCTGCGCATCTTCAACGATGAAAACGGCGTGATGAACAAATCGCTGTTGGATATTGGTGGAGGGATTTTGTTGGTGAGTCAATTCACTTTGCATGCGTCAACAAAAAAGGGAAATCGTCCAAGCTACATTCGCGCCAGCAAACCTGACTTCGCCATTCCGGTGTATGAGAAGATGATTGCGCAACTGGAAAAAGACATGGGCAAGAAAATCCAAACCGGAATCTTCGGCGCAGATATGAAAGTAGAACTGCTAAACGATGGGCCGGTAACGATCATCATTGACTCAAAGAACAGAGAGTAA
- a CDS encoding cytochrome-c peroxidase — MKSKAVIFLLVLFVTAASLLMNGCRKTGLNITPIAFTVPSGFPQPQYNFGSNPLTEEGFQLGKKLFFDGRLSLDSAFPCSSCHQPVAAFTTFEHDRSHGYNHSHTLRNAPGLFNIAWLSEYNQDGSAKTLDEVYRGHITNAHEMAENVPEVLSRLTADAAYKQMFKAAFGDEKITEDRMYKALSQFVLSLVSADSKYDKVKRGEANFDAQEQQGYTVFQSKCAACHKEPMFTDYTYRNNGLAIDSSLNDHGRMRVTGNGNDDLKFRVPSLRNCDLTSYYGHDGRYSFFRIMIQHYRDGAIVKSPTLDPLLTNGLSINATEEDALVAFIRTLSDSTFLNNPRFRQ, encoded by the coding sequence GTGAAATCCAAAGCCGTTATCTTTCTTCTTGTTCTTTTTGTAACCGCTGCTTCTCTGCTGATGAACGGTTGCCGCAAAACAGGCCTGAACATCACTCCCATCGCGTTTACGGTTCCTTCCGGTTTTCCGCAACCGCAATACAATTTTGGTTCAAACCCTTTGACCGAAGAAGGCTTTCAGTTGGGCAAAAAATTGTTCTTCGACGGACGGCTTTCGCTTGACAGCGCTTTTCCCTGCTCCTCCTGTCATCAACCGGTTGCGGCTTTCACAACGTTTGAGCACGACCGCAGCCACGGCTACAACCATTCGCACACGCTGCGCAATGCACCGGGTTTATTTAACATAGCTTGGCTTTCGGAATACAACCAGGACGGCAGCGCCAAAACACTGGATGAGGTTTATCGCGGCCACATCACCAACGCACACGAGATGGCAGAAAACGTTCCGGAAGTTTTAAGCAGATTAACGGCCGATGCCGCGTACAAACAGATGTTCAAGGCTGCTTTTGGCGATGAAAAGATCACGGAAGACCGGATGTACAAAGCACTTTCGCAATTTGTACTCAGCCTTGTGTCGGCCGATTCAAAATACGACAAGGTCAAACGTGGCGAAGCGAATTTTGATGCGCAGGAGCAACAAGGCTACACCGTGTTTCAAAGTAAATGCGCCGCCTGTCACAAAGAACCGATGTTTACCGATTATACTTACCGCAACAACGGCTTGGCAATTGATTCTTCGCTGAACGATCACGGCCGCATGAGAGTGACAGGAAACGGAAACGATGATTTAAAATTTCGCGTGCCCTCGTTGCGCAACTGCGATCTTACTTCCTATTACGGCCACGACGGACGCTACAGTTTCTTTCGCATCATGATTCAACATTACCGCGACGGCGCAATTGTAAAAAGCCCAACCCTGGATCCGCTGCTCACAAACGGCCTTTCCATCAACGCCACCGAAGAAGACGCACTGGTGGCCTTTATCCGCACTTTGTCCGATTCAACTTTTTTAAACAATCCCCGCTTCCGCCAGTGA